In one Streptomyces sp. NBC_01241 genomic region, the following are encoded:
- a CDS encoding GbsR/MarR family transcriptional regulator: protein MTSETEQNTRETEQNARDERDAEAVSRFVERFASEMTEAGMQRMASRVFAALLADDDGSMTSAELAMALQISPAAVSGAVNYLTQVSMVGRERDPGSRRDRYRLHDEVWYTTFTQRDRVLTRWESTLKEGARTLGEHTPAGARLAETAAFFEFMQAELGGVMDRWSEHRKTLDLPTVSGRE, encoded by the coding sequence ATGACCAGCGAAACCGAACAGAACACGCGCGAAACCGAACAGAACGCGCGCGATGAGCGCGACGCGGAGGCCGTGTCGCGGTTCGTGGAGCGGTTCGCGTCCGAGATGACCGAGGCGGGGATGCAGCGGATGGCGTCCCGTGTCTTCGCCGCGCTCCTCGCGGACGACGACGGGTCGATGACCTCCGCCGAGCTCGCCATGGCGCTGCAGATCAGCCCTGCGGCCGTGTCCGGCGCGGTCAATTACCTCACGCAGGTCAGCATGGTCGGCCGCGAGCGCGACCCTGGCTCGCGCCGCGACCGCTACCGCCTGCACGACGAGGTCTGGTACACCACCTTCACCCAGCGCGACCGGGTGCTCACCCGCTGGGAGAGCACGCTCAAGGAAGGCGCCCGCACCCTGGGCGAGCACACCCCGGCCGGCGCCCGGCTCGCCGAGACAGCGGCGTTCTTCGAGTTCATGCAGGCGGAGCTGGGCGGGGTGATGGACCGCTGGAGCGAGCACCGCAAGACGCTCGATCTCCCGACGGTGAGCGGGCGCGAGTAA
- a CDS encoding ABC transporter ATP-binding protein — protein MTKAITVAGLHKSFGRTHALDGLDLTVETGEVHGFLGPNGSGKSTTIRVLLGLLRADSGAAQLLGRDPWIDAVELHRRVAYVPGDVTLWRNLSGGEVIDLYGRLRGGLDPARRADLVERFELDPTKKGRTYSKGNRQKVALVAAFASDVDLLILDEPTSGLDPLMEEVFQGCVAEERARGRTILLSSHILSEVESLCDRVSIIRQGRTVETGSLADMRHLTRTNISAELAGAPNGLARLPGVHDLDVQGLRVTLQVDTDKLDAVLKSLSASGVRTLTSTPPTLEELFLRHYAAGATDSGEGAGVAER, from the coding sequence ATGACGAAGGCGATCACGGTGGCCGGGCTGCACAAATCCTTCGGCCGGACACACGCACTGGACGGCCTCGACCTCACGGTCGAGACGGGCGAGGTCCACGGCTTCCTCGGGCCCAACGGGTCCGGGAAGTCCACCACCATCCGGGTGCTGCTGGGTCTGCTGCGGGCCGACTCCGGCGCCGCCCAACTGCTCGGCCGCGACCCCTGGATCGACGCGGTGGAGCTCCACAGACGCGTGGCGTACGTTCCGGGTGACGTCACGCTGTGGCGCAACCTCTCCGGCGGCGAAGTGATCGACCTGTACGGGCGGCTGCGCGGCGGCCTCGACCCGGCCCGGCGCGCCGACCTCGTCGAGCGGTTCGAGCTCGATCCGACGAAGAAGGGGCGTACGTACTCCAAGGGCAACCGGCAGAAGGTCGCCCTCGTCGCCGCGTTCGCCTCCGATGTGGATCTGCTGATCCTCGACGAGCCGACGAGCGGGCTCGATCCACTGATGGAAGAGGTCTTCCAGGGCTGCGTCGCCGAGGAGCGGGCGCGCGGGCGGACGATCCTGCTGTCCAGCCACATCCTCAGCGAGGTCGAATCGCTCTGCGACCGGGTCAGCATCATCCGCCAGGGGCGGACGGTGGAGACGGGGTCGCTGGCGGACATGCGCCACCTGACCCGTACGAACATCAGCGCCGAACTGGCCGGTGCGCCCAACGGGCTCGCGCGGCTGCCCGGCGTCCACGACCTCGACGTCCAGGGCCTGCGGGTCACGCTCCAGGTCGACACGGACAAGCTGGACGCCGTCCTGAAGTCGCTCTCCGCATCGGGTGTACGGACGCTGACCAGCACCCCGCCCACCCTGGAGGAGCTCTTTCTGCGTCACTACGCGGCCGGTGCGACCGACAGCGGCGAGGGTGCGGGGGTGGCGGAGCGATGA
- a CDS encoding ABC transporter permease: MTAVTTTVPAGAGRRAGAGTGAGQLAGTWLLLRLALRRDRIMMPIWVIVLGGSFSSVGGSFASLYDTAAGRAELAASMNANSSLRALYGPVFNDSVGGLVSWRMVGFGGAMAAVMSLIVVIRHTREEEETGRQEMLSSAMVGRRAPLTSALLAALIANAALALVIAAGMAGSGAGGAGAVALALAVAGIGVLFACTAAITAQFTESARLAKGLTAAVIGAAFVLKAAGDSATGDGSSVLTWLSPIGWAENVRAYADERWWVLLVIAAAVAVQATLAYSLTGRRDVGMGFLATRPGPAQGRISTAFGLALRLQRGALIGWTLSFAAAGVVFGGLTGGAADLVGDNAKTKEIFERMGGQAGLTDAFLAAMVSMLGMVAALYIVASVLRLHGEETAGRAEPVLAGGVGRIGWAASHLVIAFGGAALIMAVGGLGLAAGYGHELPAVLGASLVQLPAVWLLGGMAVLLYGALPKAAVASWGVAGICLALGWIGPAVNLPQPVMDVSPFTHLPKLPGGTGMEWGPVLALTSAAVVLVGAGMTALRRRDVLT, translated from the coding sequence ATGACTGCCGTGACCACGACCGTGCCGGCCGGGGCGGGACGCCGGGCCGGGGCCGGGACCGGGGCGGGACAGCTCGCCGGTACCTGGCTCCTGCTGAGGCTCGCGTTGCGGCGCGACCGGATCATGATGCCGATCTGGGTGATCGTGCTCGGCGGCTCCTTCTCCTCCGTCGGCGGATCCTTCGCCTCGCTGTACGACACCGCCGCCGGACGCGCCGAACTCGCCGCGTCGATGAACGCCAACAGCTCGCTCCGCGCGCTCTACGGGCCGGTCTTCAACGACTCCGTCGGCGGGCTCGTCAGCTGGCGGATGGTCGGCTTCGGTGGAGCGATGGCGGCCGTGATGAGCCTGATCGTCGTCATCCGGCACACCCGCGAGGAAGAGGAGACCGGCCGTCAGGAAATGCTCTCCTCCGCCATGGTGGGGCGTCGCGCCCCGCTGACCTCCGCGCTCCTCGCCGCGCTGATCGCCAACGCCGCGCTGGCGCTGGTGATCGCGGCCGGTATGGCCGGGTCCGGCGCGGGCGGCGCCGGAGCGGTGGCGCTCGCCCTGGCGGTCGCCGGGATCGGTGTGCTGTTCGCCTGCACCGCCGCGATCACCGCGCAGTTCACCGAGAGCGCCCGGCTCGCGAAGGGTCTCACGGCGGCGGTGATCGGTGCCGCTTTCGTCCTGAAGGCGGCGGGCGACTCGGCGACGGGCGACGGCTCGTCCGTGCTGACCTGGCTCTCCCCCATCGGCTGGGCGGAGAACGTGCGCGCGTACGCGGACGAACGCTGGTGGGTGCTGCTCGTCATCGCCGCCGCCGTCGCCGTCCAGGCCACCCTCGCCTACTCCCTGACCGGACGGCGCGATGTCGGCATGGGCTTCCTGGCGACCCGGCCCGGCCCGGCGCAGGGGCGGATCTCCACGGCGTTCGGTCTGGCGCTGCGGCTCCAGCGAGGTGCGCTGATCGGCTGGACGCTGTCCTTCGCCGCGGCCGGCGTCGTCTTCGGCGGGCTGACCGGCGGGGCGGCGGACCTCGTCGGCGACAACGCGAAGACGAAGGAGATCTTCGAGCGGATGGGCGGACAGGCCGGTCTGACCGACGCGTTCCTCGCGGCGATGGTCTCCATGCTCGGGATGGTCGCCGCGCTTTACATCGTCGCGTCGGTGCTGCGGCTGCACGGCGAGGAGACCGCCGGGCGCGCCGAACCGGTGCTGGCGGGCGGGGTCGGCCGGATCGGGTGGGCGGCCAGTCATCTGGTCATCGCGTTCGGTGGCGCGGCCCTGATCATGGCGGTGGGCGGCCTCGGCCTGGCCGCCGGTTACGGACATGAACTCCCGGCCGTGCTGGGTGCGTCGCTGGTGCAACTGCCCGCGGTCTGGCTGCTGGGCGGGATGGCAGTCCTGCTGTACGGGGCGCTCCCGAAGGCGGCCGTGGCGTCCTGGGGCGTGGCCGGGATATGCCTGGCGCTGGGGTGGATCGGGCCCGCGGTCAATCTGCCGCAGCCGGTGATGGACGTGTCCCCGTTCACGCATCTGCCGAAGCTGCCGGGGGGCACGGGGATGGAGTGGGGGCCGGTGCTGGCGCTCACCTCGGCTGCGGTGGTGCTGGTGGGGGCAGGGATGACAGCGCTGCGAAGACGCGATGTCCTCACGTGA